A single genomic interval of Mobula hypostoma chromosome 7, sMobHyp1.1, whole genome shotgun sequence harbors:
- the LOC134349292 gene encoding heterogeneous nuclear ribonucleoprotein D-like, protein MTDVEQQQVKGSQNGHYEEGEGPDAGEEMMADGAEAPTSAEIEGSKINASKNEEDAGKMFVGGLSWDTSKKDLKDYFSKFGEVVDCTIKMDPATGRSRGFGFILFKDSSSADKVLEQKEHKLDGRVVDPKRAMAMKKEPVKKIFVGGLHPDTPEDKIREYFGSFGEVESIELPMDSKTNKRRGFCFISFKEEEPVKKILEKKYHDIGNSKCEIKVAQPKEVYQQQQQWGGRGSFTGRGRGSGRGAGQSQNWSQGYSSNYWNPSYGSSYGYSGQSGYSTYGGYDYTGYNYNSGYYGGYGQGYDYNQSNGNYGKAPRRGAAHQGGYKPY, encoded by the exons ATGACCGACGTGGAGCAGCAGCAGGTGAAGGGATCCCAGAACGGTCACTATGAAGAGGGAGAGGGTCCGGACGCCGGCGAGGAAATGATGGCGGATGGAGCCGAGGCTCCTACGAGCGCCGAGATCGAGGGCTCGAAAATCAATGCCAGCAAGAACGAAGAAGACGCCGG GAAAATGTTCGTGGGAGGTTTGAGTTGGGATACCAGTAAAAAAGACCTGAAAGATTATTTTTCTAAATTTGGTGAAGTTGTGGACTGTACAATTAAGATGGACCCCGCAACGGGAAGGTCGAGAGGGTTTGGATTTATCCTCTTCAAAGATTCTTCTAGCGCCGATAAG GTATTGGAACAAAAAGAACACAAATTAGATGGGAGAGTAGTTGATCCTAAAAGAGCAATGGCCATGAAGAAAGAGCCTGTAAAGAAAATCTTCGTTGGAGGCCTTCATCCAGATACTCCAGAGGATAAGATCAGAGAGTACTTTGGAAGCTTTGGTGAG GTGGAATCAATTGAACTTCCAATGGACAGTAAGACCAATAAGAGAAGAGGATTCTGTTTCATCTCATTTAAAGAAGAGGAGCCAGTAAAAAAGATTTTGGAGAAGAAGTACCATGATATTGGAAATAGCAAG TGTGAAATCAAGGTGGCTCAGCCGAAAGAAGTTTATCAACAGCAACAGCAatggggaggcagaggcagcttTACAGGAAGGGGCAGAGGTAGTGGTCGTGGAGCTG GTCAAAGTCAGAACTGGAGTCAAGGATACAGCAGTAATTACTGGAATCCAAGCTATGGAAGCAGTTATGGTTACAGCGGGCAAAGTGGCTACAGTACATATGGAGGCTATGATTATACTGGCTATAATTACAATAGTGGTTACTACGGTGGATATGGACAAGGATATGACTACA ATCAGAGTAATGGTAACTATGGGAAAGCACCAAGACGTGGGGCAGCTCATCAAGGTGGCTACAAACCGTATTAG